ACGGTATTGTGCGAAGTACAGGTTGTTGAAGAATTCGGGCAGTACTATTAAATCCGGTTTCTCCCTCGCTGCCTGGTCGATGAAATCACATGCTCGAGCAACATTGGAATCTCTATCCTTACCGCAATTCATTTGAATCAGACTCAGCTTCATTTTTATGCCTCCTTTCACTTAGAGACGGTAACGGAGAATTAAACAGTAATAGTGAGTATATTTTAAATACCTGACGGGGAAAATGCAATGAATTGAGAGGGCAGGCTAACCCGATTGGCATTTACCTGTTTCGAAGAGCTATACTGGTTGCTAGCATGAAGAGGCCGAAGTACTTCTACGGATATAATATCGTCGCCTCCGGCTTCGGCATACAGGCAGTAGGTATCGGCATCTTTGTCGCTTTCGGCGTCTTTTTCAAGCCACTGCTTGCCGACTTTGGCTGGTCAAGGGCCACCTTGTCAGGCGCTCAGTCCCTGGCACTGCTCATTGCGGGATTCCTCGGTATTCTGGTTGGCAGGTTGAATGACAGGTTTGGCCCGCGGATTGTGATGACGGTGGCCGGCTTCTTCTTCGGGCTGGGGCTCCTGCTCATGTCAGGCCTCAATAACGTCTGGCAACTGTACCTATTCTATGGCGTCGTGGTCGGCATCGGGTTGAGTTCGATTGATATTATCCCCCTCAGCACGATAGCACGGTGGTTTGTTCGGCGGAGGGGGATGATGACCGGCGTGGCGAAGGTGGGCACTGGTACCGGGCAATTCGTTATACCCCTGGTGGCCAGCATACTCATCGCAGCTTATGGCTGGCGGAATTCTTACGTTATTATCGGCGCGGTAGCGATGGTCCTGCTCATTTCCATCGGGCAGCTGTTGCGGCGTGACCCTGCTGGCAAGGGTCTCTTGCCAGATGGAGATAGGGAAAGCCAGACAGAGAGTTCGAAACCTGCCGAAACCGGGTTTTATCTACATGAGGCGCTCCGCACCCGGCAGTTCTGGACGATTTGCCTTGCCTATCTCGCCACCATGTTCTGCCTTCTCATTATCATGGTGCATATCGTCCCGCACGCCACGGACATCGGTATATCCTCGACGACCGCGGCCGGCATCCTGTCGGCTATCGGTGGCATAAGTATGGCGGGGCGGTTTGTCACCGGCATTGCTATCGACCGTATCGGCAACAGGCGCTCTATGATTATCTGTTTTGTCCTGCTAATCTTGGCTCTCCTGTGGTTGCAGCTGGCAAAAGAGCTCTGGATGCTCTCCCTGTTTGCCGTAGTCTATGGTTTTGCCCACGGTGGATTATTCACTGTGATTTCACCTATCGTTGCCGAGTACTTCGGGCTGCGTATGCACGGCGCTCTCTTTGGTATCGTTTTCTTCAGTAGCATGGTTGGGGGTGCTGCCGGACCGGTTATCGCCGGGCACATCTTTGACACCACCCAAAGTTACAGCCTAGCATTCTGGATCTGTACCGCAGTCGCGGCTATCGCACTGGGACTCATATTATTTCTGAGACAGATAAAGAATACCTGATTCTAACTCAGATTTATTTATAATAAGACCTCATCTTGACCTTTCGTTGTACACTTTGTCGAATTATTAGATAACAAAATACTACACTATTGGGTAGGCAGCAGAATCGATAAATATCCAGTCGATGCTACTACAAATGAAGCTAAGTAGATATCAGTGGAGTAGCGGTTTCCTGAACCGCGTGTCGCGCGTTCGAGTCGCCCCAGGAGTACGATTTCTAAAGCTAAAATCAGCTAAATGCCCCAGTGCCTTTCGATCTCTTGTGCGATATTGCAAACCAACCGTGTATGAATCATTGACACCTAAGCCACCAGTAGATACAATCTAGGCACATACTCCAGACGTAAATACACTTATGTGGAGGTCTATAGATGAGCGGTGAAAGAAGAGCGCGCCCGGTTAAAATTTCTCTCATACAACGTGGACCTGCAGAAGAGGATAAAGAGCTTACGTTACGTAATTTACTTGCCCAGTTCGACTACGTACTTGAAAAAGAGAGGCCTGATTTCATCATGCCCATTGAATTATGTACCACGCCTTATTTCCCGGCTGTTAGTGACGAACGTTACTTTGATTGGGCTGAACCCATACCCGGTCCGACCACAGATTTATTTGCCGAGAAAGCACGTAAGTATGAAGCGTGCATTATTTTACCGATTTTTGAAAAGGGCCCTTTAGAAGGAATTTACTACAATAGTGCGGTGGTCCTGGGTCCAGACGGGAACATAATACAAGGTAACATGTTTGATGGTACTCGAGCGTATCGTTATGTGAAGACTCATATTCCAAAATTGATGGGCTCGAAAGGATATATTGTTGATGAGACTTTCTACTTTACACCCGGTACCGGTTTCCCTGTTTTCGATACCCCAAAGGCAAGAATCGGTATCTTAATCTGCCATGATAGGCGTTTTCCCGAGGCCTGGAGAGAGGTTGTACTCCAGGGTGCTGAAATAGTGTTTGTCCCCGTGGACTCTCCTGTCTTAGGGGTAAAAAAGGGGGCAACTTTTGCGGATATGTTTGTAGCAGAGCTGCGCACTCGTGCTTTGGAAAATTGTGTCTGGGTTTGCGCTACGAATCAAGGTGGTATAGAAAAAGTTCAGGATAAGAAAAATGAATTCTTCGGCAGAAGCTGCATTATAAATCCAACAGGAAAAGTCGTAAAATTAGCGCCAGCTTCACAACCGGCGGTGATTAGTGCATCTATCAACTTAGAAGAAGTGGACATTGCACGGAGATTTCTCAATACATTCAACCGTCGCAGACCTGAACTATACAAGCTGATAAACAGGGCTCAGATATAAAATGGCATCTTCGCATAAAACTGAGCCGTTATGACCTCAGCAGCATAAAGAATCAATCATTTTCAGCTAGGTTTATATACAGCTATTACCGCCCAAGCAATTTGCTCAGGCCAAGTTCTTCAAGCTTCTTGGCACTTGGCTTAGCAGTGTTCAAATCCCAATCCATTGCTTTTAGATAGTCCTTAATCATTAAGTCATCGTCTAATGTCACCTTGGCAACTGGGCCTTTCGTTAGAGGGGGCTTTCCAAGCGCTCTCGGGTTGTAGAAGTACTTTAGTGGATTCAATTCTTCCCGAAGGTTAAAAAGATGGCGTATGTTGGCGACTCGTTCTCCGACTTTCAGACAGCTTTCCATAGTATATTCGGTTCCGGTTATTGCCGTGAGAAAATCGGGGATGAACTGGACAGGGTAGGACAGATAGGCAAAAATGCAAATACCGGAAGAATTCACGATATGCGCCATATTCATGGCCATCTTTTGAAGCTCTCCCGTATTCGTGTAATCATATTTATCTTCACGTTCATCCGTTATCCAGTCGGTTCCCATAATCCACGCGCGGCCACCCTGAGTATGGCGTGCTGGGGTGGCATCCATCCGGTATGTGACTCCCAGGGCGGGGGTAAACCTGGGGTCGTGGGCAGGGATTTCTTGCCCCTGAACGTGCACGGCAAATTGTTCCGCACCTTTGCCGAGCTTGGCTGCCGCACGCATTACGCCGTCGGCAAGCAGTGCGCCTATTCCTTCACGCCCGGCAATTTTCTTGGCGAGCTCCACAATGGCACTGCCATCTCCCCAGCGTAATTCGATACCGACGTCATCTTTCGAGAGGATACCATTCTGATAGCATTCAATAGCGAAAGCAATGGCTGAACCGACGGATATAGTGTCCAAACCATAGGCATTGCAGATGTCGTTAAAGTGGATGATTGATTCGAGGTCATCATTCAGACACAGAGTACCTGTCATGCACAGTGTCTCATACTCTGGCTTGTGGCAGACACTCGCCCGGCCTGGTTTTGCCTTCATGTGTCCCCCGCAGCGAATGGGACACTGCCAGCAGCCATATGTGCGCTCCTGCTCGGCAATTACCGCGTCATCGCTGATTTTACTTGCGGTGGGGAAATCATCCGGCCCAGAACCGGCCCAATTTTTTACCGGGGAATCTCCGCTCATGGCACTGGGCTCAGTTATACCTGCGGTACCGTAATCTTTAAAGGTTGGCCCCATATTCTTAAGCTGCCTGATATAATTACGCCGAAGTTCTTTCGCATGCATTTCATCTGCCATGGGCACCTTCATATTGCCTTTGACAACCACAGCTTTTAATTTTTTTGAACCCATAACGGCGCCCAGCCCCGAACGACCCGCAGCGCGCCCCTGGTCGTGCATTATGGCCGCGAGGAGGGACATATTTTCACCGGCAGGGCCGATACAGGCAACGCTTGCCTTCTGGCCGTGGGCTTCTTTGAGTATGTCCTCGGTTTCCAGGCTATCTTTGCCCCATAAATTCCCCGCATCTTTCAGCTCGACCTTGCCATTATCGATACTCAGGTAAACCGGTTTGGAAGCAACGCCGCTGAAGAAAATACCATCATAGCCAGCGAACTTGAGATTCGGGCCGAAGTCGCCGCCGCAGTTGGCATCGCCCCATGTCCCGGTTAGGGGTGACTTTGCTACGGCTACAAATCGACCACTGCACATAGTAGGTGTAGCCGTTAGTGGGCCGGTAAGTAAACCAAATATGTTATCCGGGCCAAGCGGGTCAACCTTGGGTTTCATTCGCTCATAGAGAATCCTGGCACCAAGGCCGTAGCCTCCCATGAAGTCCTGGCGTAGTTCCTCGCTTAATACTTCTTCTTTACATACTCCTTTTGCTAAGTCTACAAAGAGCAATTTACCCATATAACCTTTGGCCATGATAATTCTCCTTTATTATTGGTATCGTATTTTAACTATAAACTACTGTGTAATGCAATGATTAACTAATTAAATAAACCAAAATATGTCTATTTTCAATATCAAATTTAAAATCGTTCGAAGAGGTATGAAAATTTATCCTTAATTTAAATTAATTAAACAATCGTCATTTTGTCGACTCAGCTAAATAATCTCCATTCAGGTGGCCTGGCAAACCGTTAAACTATGAATTAGTATATTGACAAATAATAGCCTCCGAATATAATGGGAGAAACCTATTATGAGAAATAGCCGGGAAGAGTTCTTCTAGAAAGACTTCATAATCTTAGAATTTATAGAAAGGAGATGTAACAACGAGATGGAAAATACAGCCAGGAATATTGATAGATTAGTAACGACCGGGGCAGGGTGGGGTGGCCGCCTCGACCGCTGGATTGTTCCTGCTTTGTATGAAAGTGCTTCACAGAAAGTGAACGGAAAGCCAGTGAGCCTGGTTGCTGCTCAAGGCATTATAGAACGCGTGAAAGAAAGGGATAAGATACTGATCATCGACCAATTTGGTTACGCTCCTAATATGCCATATGGGGAGACCGATGGACCCCTTGGCGTGGCTAGTCTGGCGAGAGCAGTTAGCTTTGGAATAGGTGCCTTACCGGTACTTGTGACCGGACCGAGAGATATAGATGTTGTCCGGTATACCACCAAAGCTGCCGGGCTAAATGTTTTGCCATTCAAAGAGGCGAGCCATTATAAAAAAGCCATTGCCGGAGAGATACTGTTCCCTTGTGCCGATAAAGATGAGAGTAAGAAGACAGCGAGCAGGATAATCGACGAATCCAAACCCAAGGTGATAATAAGCGTAGAGACGGTTGGGCCGAATAGGAAAGGAGTAAAGCACTCCGGGTCTGGTTATGACGTCGAAGCAGAAGATAAGCTGTCGAGACTAGAATATCTATTCTACGAAGCATCAGAGAGAGGTATATTCACAATAGGTATTATTGATCGCGGTAATGAAATCGGAAGCGGGACGATAGAAGAGACCGTTAGAAACGTCACACCATACGCAAATGTTTGCCAGTGTCCGTGCGGTGATGGAGGGGCCTGCGCAGTAAAGACAGACATTGTCTTCCCAGCCTCAATCTCAAATTGGGGCGCATATGCTGTTAGTGCTATGCTTGGATACCTGCTCAAGAAACCAGATATTCTTCAGGATGATGATACCGAGCGCCGGATGCTCGAAGCTTCCATAATGGCTGGAGCCGTCGACGGTATCGCAGGGTTGCCTATTATGGGGGTAGATGGTATTGGTTTAAAAGGCCAGCAAGGTATTGTAAATCTGCTACATGCAATTATTGAGAATGGACTTAGGGGTACATAGGTCCGCCTATCCTTTTAAGCCTATAAGTATTGATAAAATTTAAATCAAGAGAGCTAAAGCAAAGGAGACCTGAACAGCGATGGAAGAAATATTAACTGGAAAAGAAGGGGAAAGGCATTTTCTTCTGGGAAATGAGGCCATTGTCAGAGGCGCACTCGAAGCCGGGGTGGATATTGCAGCATTATATCCCGGGACTCCAATGTCGGAAATCGGCGATGTTTTTCATGCTTTGGCCAGAAGCCTGAGAGATAAAGGCGAAGAACCGAGTTTCTACTTTGAGTGGTCTGCGAATGAGAAAGTGTCTCTCGATGAGTGTATTGCCGCTTCTCTCTCCGGTTTAAGGGCTTTATGTCCCATGAAAGCTCAGGGATTTAATGTCGCTTCCGATTCTTTCTTGGATTATTTAACCGCATGTAATCTGGTGGAAACCGACATCAAAGGAGGCCTGGTCTTCATCTGTGCCGATGACCCCGGGGGAACATCTTCGGTTAATGAGCAGGATGACCGGTATATATCCATAATAGCGGATGTCCCGATGCTGGAGCCATCGAATTGCCAGGAAATGAAGGATATGACTGCAAAGGCCTTCGATATCGCTGAAGAGATTCATTTGCCAATATTTTTAAGAACGGTCAATACGGTGAATCTTTCCCGGGGTGACCTCGTATTCGGCAAACTTGGTGTACCCCGTCGCAAGGGCGAGATAAAAGGGGTGCCTCTCTCTTTTGATAGGACAAGATGCCACGCCAATATCCTGAAGAAAATGGAGAAAGCAAAGGAGCTTTCCGAGAAATCGGAATATAACAGAGTTATTAAATTTGATGGTGCAAAAACGGGAAAGAAAATCGGTGTCGTTGCCTCCAGCATTTCCATAAGCTATGCGGAAGAAATCATTCGTGAGCTTGGAGTGGAGACCGAACTACTGGCCCTCGGTTTTACCAATCCGCTTCCCGAAAAGCTGTGCAAAGATTTCATTGGTAGATTTGATGAGCTGGTCATCGTTGAGGAGCTTTCACCTTTCCTGGAAACGCAGTTCCTCAAGATGGCCCATGAAATATCCGCCAGGGCCAGGATATGGGGAAAAGAGACCGGACACTTCCCAAGGGCCGGACAATACAGGCTGGAGACGGTGGCTGAACCACTGGCCAGGGTGTTCGGGGTGGATAACCCGATACCGAGACTGGAAGGCCCTGAAATAGCGGTTGCCGCCCGTTCTCTGACAAATTGCCCGGGGTGCCCGCACCGGAACACTTACTATGCGATTAAGCAGATAGTCCCAGAAGACGCCATATTTGCCAATGACCAGGGCTGTTACTTATTGGGAGGGCTGGAACCTTACAAAATGAGCCATGCTCAGTACTCCATGGGGGCAAGCATCGGTCTGGCTTGCGGGTTCCACCAGGCAACTGACAAACCGGCAATCGCATATATCGGGGATTCCACTTTTTTCCATAACGGAATGTCACCGCTGGCCAATGCCGTCCACCACAACTATGATATCACGGTGGTCGTCATGGACAACGGGGCGACAGCGATGTCGGGTTTTCAAATGCATCCGGGAACCGACCGTGACGCTATGTGCAGAGAAGCGATACCGATTAAGATTGAGGATGTGGCGAGAGGGCTGGGAGCCACGTTCGTTGAAGTTGTCAATCCCAACAACATAGAAGAGGCAAAGGATGTTTTCAAACGGGCGATAGCGCACAGCGGAGTGTCAGTTGTGGTCAGCAAGGCTTTGTGCAGGTTAATGGATACCAGGGAGAAGAGACGCCAGGGCCTGGAGATACCTGCCTACAAGGTAGACCAGGAAAAATGTGACCAATGCAAGATATGTATTGATGTATATGCCTGCCCGGCCTTCTATGAGGCAGCCGGTAAGATTTACATAGATGATATCCAATGTACCGGATGCGGTGTTTGTCAGGGAATATGCCCTGTCGGAGCAATAATAGAGTTAGGAGCGGAGAATGGATAGAGGAGGAACAAATATTCTGCTGGCGGGCGTTGGTGGGTTGGGTGTGATAACTGCTTCAAATATCATCGGCATAGCAGCGGTCGGAGTCGGCAAAAAGGTATCCAGCGCTGAGGTTCACGGGATAGCACAGAGAGGCGGCTCGGTTACGGGCACGGTCCGGATTGGAGATAATAGCGTTAGCCCGTTGCTGGGGGATGGTCGAGCCGATATTATTCTGGGATTTGAGCCTCTTGAAGTGCTGAGAAATATATCAAAGGCAAGTAAAAGCACCATCGTCATTACTGATATTACCCCGGTAAGGGTCATTACCCCCACCCAATTTGTCTATCCAAAGCTTGAAGACATTTTTGCTGAGATTAGAGGAAGATGCGCCAGACTTTATGAAATCGATTGCCTCGCCCTGGCTAAAAAAGCTGGCACAGCTGTCGTACGCCCTTCAGTTTTACTGGGTGCTCTATCTGAGATTGAAGAATTCCCGATCAGTTCCGAAGTCCTTTTGAAGTCCGTCGAGGAAAATGTGCCGGCAAGGTATAAGGAACAAAATATTGCCGCTTTTAAAGAAGGTGCTAACTTCATTAGAGCAAAGCTTTAATAGCTAAATGCAAGTGATTAAGTCGACAGTTCTTTTACAGTCTTCTCTATCCTCTCCAGAGCGATATTTATTTTATCCAAAGATGTGGCATAGGAAAATCTGAGATAACCGTCACCGTACCGACCAAAGTGGGTGCCAGGCAGACAGGCTACGCCGGCCTGATTAAGAAGAATGTCAGCCAGCTCATTGCAGTCAATTCCCACTTCTTTAACGTTTGGGAAAACATAGAAAGCTCCTTTAGGTAGGACACAGCTTATACCGGATATCCTATTGAGTCCGTTTACAATGAGGTCTCTCCGCTTCCTGAACTCGCTTACCATCTTCGGTACACTGTCCTGTGGCCCGGTGAGCGCTTCTATGCCAGCATGTTGGATAAAAGGCGCGGTGCAGGAGACGCTATTGACAATCAGGCGCACAACAGGCTCAACTAGTTTCGGAGGTAAGGCAGCATATCCCAGGCGCCAGCCAGTCATGGCATAGGTTTTGGAAAAGCCGCTCAGGAGAATGGTTCGCTCAAGCATACCCGGCAGGCTGGCGATGCTGAAAGGTTCATGTTCATAGACAATATGCTCATAGACCTCATCTGAGAGCACCGTAATATCGCGTTCCTTGATGATCTCGGCGATAGCGTATACATCATCTTTCTCAAGAACACCACCCGTGGGATTATGAGGTGAATTAAGGACGATGAGCTTTGTGCGTGGTGTTATCTTGGAGCGTAACTCCTCAATATCAAAACGGAAACCGAGCTCCTCTTTAAGTTGAATGGGTACTGTCTTGGCGCCGGTGAAGTTAATGACTGATTCATAAATAGGATAACTTGGGTCGGGGCATATAGCTTCGTCACCTTCCTCGAGCAGTGCCAGTATGGAGAAAAATGCTATTGGCTTCGCGCCCGGGGTCACCACTATGCGCTCAGGCTCTATAGCAACACCGCGGGTTCTCTCCAATTCCTTGGCGATTTGGTCGCGCAGCGGTACGATTCCCTGAGAATTACAGTAGTGGGTCTGGCCTCTATCGAGCGCATCTTTAGCTGCAGCACGAATATTATCGGGTGTGTCGAAATCCGGCTCCCCGATTTCAAGATGGACGACATCCATTCCCTTAGCTTCAAGAGCTTGGGCTTTTGCCAGTACACCGAATGCGGTCTCTGTTCCCAGACGTGACATTCTCTCAGCCATTTTCATTGCCTTAACCTCCTGATTATAAACGTAGAATGCTCATTATACTAAACACAATCGATTAGCCATATTTAACAAATCGAGCTGGATCGAAAGAATTAATAGAATAAGAAGTCTTACCCTTCAGTATTAGTTCGGTTATAATGAGGGCGGTTATTGGGCTCAGTAAAATACCTTTTGACCAATGGCCTGTAGCCAGGTAGGCATTACTCTGAAAAGGAAACTCTCCAATAATAGGCAAGCCATCTGCTGTAAGAGGTCTAAGACAAGCAGTCTGCGTTACTACTTGAGCTTCGATTGACGATGGTAAGATATTAAGGAGCCCGGTGATAATGGTATCTCGGCCTTCAATGGTTGTACTATCATCGAACCCTACCTGTTCATGTGTAGTCCCGGTGTAAATAAGTCCCTCATGCGCTTTATAAGTTACATAGTGATTGCCACTGAATATAGTTGAAGTGAGAGATGGGCTTGATGCTTGTATTTTCACAATTTGTCCTCTCTCAGGTCCTACAGGAATCGGGAAATCCAGCCAGGAAGAAGCCATGCTCGTCCATGGCCCCATAGCTAATACCGTGCTTTGGGAGATGATTTCACGCGATGACATCTTAACACCGGTTACCTTATTCCTGGTTTTCCTGAGTCCGACCACGTTTCCGTAGTGAATCTCGGCGCCCATTTTTTCCGCAGCTTGGGCTAGAGCTAGAACATATCTGTAGCTTTCAATATTTGCTCCGTCTTCGCAATATATGGCACCTTTTAATTTGTGGGAAATCCTGTCCTCTATATTGAGAACGGACTGTTTATCCAGCCAGGATACTTTAATCCCTATTTCCTGGTTTAATTTAACAAGAGACCTTAATTCATCTGCCTCACGCTCGGAAAAAGCAAGTATCAACTGAGTTGATTTGCGGAAATGACAATCAATACCGGTTGTTTCTTTTAACTCCTTAGACAGCGCTTCATGCATTTGAAAGCTTTTCCAGGTTAGGGGTAGCAGGGACTCTGTCTTTGTCTCGTCCAATACCATCGGGTTGAGAATTCCTGTTGCAGTTCCAGACGCACGTTCACCGATGCTATCTTTCTCAACAACGGCAACCTTAACCCCTTTTCGACTGAGGAAATATGCAGTGGCACAACCGATAGCACCCGCCCCAACAATAACAACATCGGCTGAAGTAGTTTTCATACTATTCTTATTTCTAATATTCGAAGTAACAAGAAGTCTTTCGTTAAAGCTGGCTATAAGTTACAAAGGGCAAGCACCATTTGTCAAGATTAATCAAGTAATAATAAACCAAATATTTATTTATATCATGGACCTGTGGCCATGCGGAATGTGGGACTGGCTATGAGAAGGTGAGACGAGTTATAAAGCAAGTATTAAGTTAGGTTTAACTAAATATCTTCCTCATAATAATTTATAGTCTTTACCGGTATTTCACTTTTTTGTGTTGTTAAGTCTTCAGAACACCAGCCGTTTCCAGTATTCTCCAAAATGCGTAATCTGCATTATGGACAATCATTCCTACAAGGCTTCTCCTGACATTTTCACCTTCCATTGAGTGAGCACCAGCTATATGCGCAATCTTTTCTGGTAAACCTACAGATAGCGCGATATGAACTCCGTATACAGGATGCCGAATTGAAGGCCAACCGGTAACACGAGGGTCAGATTTCCATCTCTCTTGATTGGCTGCGTCAAACTCAAAAGGTTTACCGAGATCGTGGCAAAGTCCACCCGCGATCACTTCATCCATATCTACGTTAAATTGCGGGAAAGTGTCTGTTAATTCCTTCGCAATAGCTGCAGATAAACGAGCTACAGACCTGAGATGATCTGCCTGGGTACCGGTTCTCATCGCAGGGGTACCGGGATTTCCCGACGCAGGGATATCTTCAATTTTCTTATATTCACTTGTGGCTAATGACACCGCCCAGGCATCGTAAACCTTTTCCCTAATTTCCTGGTTCTTAATCTGCTTTGCTTCAGGAAGAGCTTTGATTACTCCATCTCGTATCTTTTTATCGATCTCCATTTCTATTACCTCCTACACTAGTTATTCTATAGGCAATTTTACATTGAGTAAATTGAATTATAATCCTATATAATGAGATGTCAATACTAAGACAGCGAAATCGGCTGGAGCACGTAAAAGAATAAAATATTATAAGAGAATATATTAAAATGGCGATATAATGAAACTAAATACTTTAGAAAGAGGAGAACAAAATGACAAACGAACAAATGAGGGAAGTAATTAACCTGGATGTATACTTTGACTATATTTGACCCTACGTCTACAATGCAGCAGTTTGGTTGCAAAGAGTGCAAGAGGATATCAAAGATAAGTTAATCGTCAACTGGAAGTATTCCAGCCTTGAGCAGATTAACAGCCAGCAGGGACCCCAATGGAAAATCTGGGAACAGCCTGAAGACTACCAATCTCGCGGTTTGCGCGCTTTCCAGGCTGCGGAAGCTGCCCGGCAGCAGGGTGAAAGTGTCTTTCATTCATTTCATATTGCCTTACTTAAAGCCAAGCACGAACAAAAGCGTGATATTGCCGACGTAAACACCCTCATTGAAGTGGCCAATAATAATGGCCTGGAGATGAAACGATTTAAAAATGACCTGAGCAACCGTCAGCTACTGACAAAGCTTGCTAACGAGCATACTTTCGCCGTGGAAGAGCTGGGTGTTTTCGGTACTCCTACTTTAGTCTTCCCGGAAAACCAGGCAATTTTCCTGAAAATGTCACCTCCTCCACCACAGGAGGAATGCCTCCCGCTCTTTAATGAACTATTTAATCTGGCATACCGCAGGCGAATTATCCATGAAATAAAAAGACCGTAACATCTAAGCGTGTGGGATGTGGTTGCGGTAGCTTATAAGCATTCAGCTATTATCAGTTGAAGATTCCACGCTATCCGCGGCCAAAATATGGATTCTTACCAGTTACCGACAGCGGGATGCCAATAATAATATCTGACTTTAACAATCCCAGTGACTTGGCGGCGGCTCCAACAGTGTACATCATCCGGTTATCAATGCCGAGTTCAGCAGCCAGCTTGGCCGATGAACACAAGGCAATGCCCAGGTCCATTGCTTGAAATATGCAAACCGGGCCGACAAAATCCCTTGCCTTTGCCTTCTTTCTCGCTTTGGACAGGTGTTCACAGCTGGCAAAGCCACATGCACCGCAGTCCAATGGCTGCTCTATCTTTTTTGGTTCACCGGTAACGCCGAGCAACAGGACACAGCCTGAATTTCTAACATTATTCGCGTCCCTTCTATAAACGGAGGAAAGGTAGTCCGGCTTCTCTGCCGCCTTCCGTTCCATAGCTAATGCCAGCTTTTCCAAATCATCGTCCACCAGAACGAGGCTTGCTGTGGAGTCAACCGCCCTCCCCTTGGGCGCTGTTCTGGCACTTGCTGCCATCAATGCCGCCGCCATAGTTACCGCGCTTTTCTCGACCTCTATGCTTTTCAATTGAGCCATTTATTCTTCCTTCCCTTCAGACTGTTGAACACATAATCACCATTGCACGAACATTGGGATGTCTGCCTTTTCATGCGTACTGCCCAGGAATTGAATCGAAGCCATTTTCGTGTTAAAAGGTTAGTGAGTCGCTGCGCTGGGCGAATCCAGGTCATGATCCGTCCATCCACAAGCTTCGCACAAACTCACATAAGTGTCCAACTCAGCTCGGA
Above is a genomic segment from Chloroflexota bacterium containing:
- a CDS encoding MFS transporter, giving the protein MKRPKYFYGYNIVASGFGIQAVGIGIFVAFGVFFKPLLADFGWSRATLSGAQSLALLIAGFLGILVGRLNDRFGPRIVMTVAGFFFGLGLLLMSGLNNVWQLYLFYGVVVGIGLSSIDIIPLSTIARWFVRRRGMMTGVAKVGTGTGQFVIPLVASILIAAYGWRNSYVIIGAVAMVLLISIGQLLRRDPAGKGLLPDGDRESQTESSKPAETGFYLHEALRTRQFWTICLAYLATMFCLLIIMVHIVPHATDIGISSTTAAGILSAIGGISMAGRFVTGIAIDRIGNRRSMIICFVLLILALLWLQLAKELWMLSLFAVVYGFAHGGLFTVISPIVAEYFGLRMHGALFGIVFFSSMVGGAAGPVIAGHIFDTTQSYSLAFWICTAVAAIALGLILFLRQIKNT
- a CDS encoding aldehyde ferredoxin oxidoreductase family protein; translated protein: MAKGYMGKLLFVDLAKGVCKEEVLSEELRQDFMGGYGLGARILYERMKPKVDPLGPDNIFGLLTGPLTATPTMCSGRFVAVAKSPLTGTWGDANCGGDFGPNLKFAGYDGIFFSGVASKPVYLSIDNGKVELKDAGNLWGKDSLETEDILKEAHGQKASVACIGPAGENMSLLAAIMHDQGRAAGRSGLGAVMGSKKLKAVVVKGNMKVPMADEMHAKELRRNYIRQLKNMGPTFKDYGTAGITEPSAMSGDSPVKNWAGSGPDDFPTASKISDDAVIAEQERTYGCWQCPIRCGGHMKAKPGRASVCHKPEYETLCMTGTLCLNDDLESIIHFNDICNAYGLDTISVGSAIAFAIECYQNGILSKDDVGIELRWGDGSAIVELAKKIAGREGIGALLADGVMRAAAKLGKGAEQFAVHVQGQEIPAHDPRFTPALGVTYRMDATPARHTQGGRAWIMGTDWITDEREDKYDYTNTGELQKMAMNMAHIVNSSGICIFAYLSYPVQFIPDFLTAITGTEYTMESCLKVGERVANIRHLFNLREELNPLKYFYNPRALGKPPLTKGPVAKVTLDDDLMIKDYLKAMDWDLNTAKPSAKKLEELGLSKLLGR
- a CDS encoding DUF4392 domain-containing protein — protein: MENTARNIDRLVTTGAGWGGRLDRWIVPALYESASQKVNGKPVSLVAAQGIIERVKERDKILIIDQFGYAPNMPYGETDGPLGVASLARAVSFGIGALPVLVTGPRDIDVVRYTTKAAGLNVLPFKEASHYKKAIAGEILFPCADKDESKKTASRIIDESKPKVIISVETVGPNRKGVKHSGSGYDVEAEDKLSRLEYLFYEASERGIFTIGIIDRGNEIGSGTIEETVRNVTPYANVCQCPCGDGGACAVKTDIVFPASISNWGAYAVSAMLGYLLKKPDILQDDDTERRMLEASIMAGAVDGIAGLPIMGVDGIGLKGQQGIVNLLHAIIENGLRGT
- a CDS encoding 4Fe-4S binding protein; the protein is MEEILTGKEGERHFLLGNEAIVRGALEAGVDIAALYPGTPMSEIGDVFHALARSLRDKGEEPSFYFEWSANEKVSLDECIAASLSGLRALCPMKAQGFNVASDSFLDYLTACNLVETDIKGGLVFICADDPGGTSSVNEQDDRYISIIADVPMLEPSNCQEMKDMTAKAFDIAEEIHLPIFLRTVNTVNLSRGDLVFGKLGVPRRKGEIKGVPLSFDRTRCHANILKKMEKAKELSEKSEYNRVIKFDGAKTGKKIGVVASSISISYAEEIIRELGVETELLALGFTNPLPEKLCKDFIGRFDELVIVEELSPFLETQFLKMAHEISARARIWGKETGHFPRAGQYRLETVAEPLARVFGVDNPIPRLEGPEIAVAARSLTNCPGCPHRNTYYAIKQIVPEDAIFANDQGCYLLGGLEPYKMSHAQYSMGASIGLACGFHQATDKPAIAYIGDSTFFHNGMSPLANAVHHNYDITVVVMDNGATAMSGFQMHPGTDRDAMCREAIPIKIEDVARGLGATFVEVVNPNNIEEAKDVFKRAIAHSGVSVVVSKALCRLMDTREKRRQGLEIPAYKVDQEKCDQCKICIDVYACPAFYEAAGKIYIDDIQCTGCGVCQGICPVGAIIELGAENG
- a CDS encoding indolepyruvate oxidoreductase subunit beta; the encoded protein is MDRGGTNILLAGVGGLGVITASNIIGIAAVGVGKKVSSAEVHGIAQRGGSVTGTVRIGDNSVSPLLGDGRADIILGFEPLEVLRNISKASKSTIVITDITPVRVITPTQFVYPKLEDIFAEIRGRCARLYEIDCLALAKKAGTAVVRPSVLLGALSEIEEFPISSEVLLKSVEENVPARYKEQNIAAFKEGANFIRAKL